A genomic region of Phragmites australis chromosome 2, lpPhrAust1.1, whole genome shotgun sequence contains the following coding sequences:
- the LOC133893781 gene encoding zinc finger CCCH domain-containing protein 5-like, with the protein MVSVGSRAGREGKEPPSPRGGPAGRPRIYCHHPFPPRFPVSPLPLAPSVPLQGHGERAPPTGLCAATPWQRSASQPTRPRRPLSPSPHQSPGSRLQCPARRGPENPTTPDPSLSRRKKPPRARAYGTSRDRGRERERGGGGGGVGRKQPRAWQHAGAEKFGTFGIFFLGKFSVRLSFGRGRRLITTSGSLRMEPYAAAKSGGGGGGGPDPGAGLEESMGRLGLGGEDEASAKLPERPGEADCSYYLRTGACGYGERCRYNHPHDRAATVNGVGKTTSTVEYPERPGRPLCEYYVKNGTCKFGSNCKYDHPREGGFAPVVLNSTGYPLRLGEKECSYYIKTGHCKFGATCKFHHPELGVVSETPSMYPPVQPSTISSPHPYPHLANWQMGRPPVVPGSFLPGSYPPMMFPPTVMPMQGWNPYISPMNQVTPAGGQHTVQTGPLYAHQGPTSVVTYGSHYAPLYSSAGPSSSNKQEYDFPERPGQPECEHYMKTGTCKFGATCKYHHPQYFSAPKSNCVLSPLGLPLRPGSQPCAFFAHHGCCKFGPTCKFDHPMGTLSYSPSASSLTDVPVAPYPLSFSVAPMAPSPSYPDLRPQYTVTKESSVNQPAVPGTTYGPVRSISKVYAPHTLIRSPGRSPTSTAASMQAS; encoded by the exons ATGGTCAGTGTGGGCAGCCGAGcaggaagggaagggaaggaacCACCGTCGCCCCGGGGCGGGCCCGCCGGTAGACCGCGCATTTACTGCCACCACCCCTTCCCTCCACGCTTTCCCGTTTCCCCTCTTCCATTGGCGCCGTCCGTGCCTCTACAGGGCCACGGCGAGCGAGCACCACCAACCGGCCTATGCGCTGCAACGCCGTGGCAGCGCAGCGCGAGCCAACCCACGCGTCCGCGTCGCCCGCTGTCCCCCAGCCCCCACCAATCCCCGGGCTCCAGGCTCCAGTGTCCAGCCCGCCGAGGCCCCGAGAACCCCACCACTCCCGATCCATCCCTCTCACGGCGCAAAAAGCCACCACGAGCGCGAGCGTACGGGACGAGCCGCGAccgcgggagagagagagagagaggaggaggaggaggaggagtcggcAGGAAGCAACCGCGAGCCTGGCAGCACGCCGGCGCCGAAAAATTCGGAACTTTTGGCATCTTCTTTTTGGGAAAGTTTAGTGTTCGCTTGAGCTTCGGTCGAGGCAGGCGCCTGATCACCACTTCCGGAAGCTTGCGGATGGAGCCGTACGCCGCGGCGAAGAGCggtggcgggggaggcggcggccccgaccCTGGCGCCGGCCTCGAAG AGTCGATGGGGAGGCTGGGGCTCGGCGGTGAGGATGAGGCGTCGGCAAAGCTGCCGGAGCGGCCGGGGGAGGCGGACTGCTCCTACTACCTCCGCACGGGCGCCTGCGGCTACGGGGAGCGCTGCCGCTACAACCATCCGCACGATCGCGCCGCTACG GTTAATGGAGTTGGAAAGACCACAAGTACGGTGGAGTACCCAGAGCGACCGGGGCGGCCACTCTGTGAG TACTATGTGAAGAATGGGACTTGTAAGTTTGGCTCCAATTGCAAGTATGATCATCCCAGAGAAGGTGGTTTTGCACCTGTGGTACTAAATAGCACTGGATACCCTCTACGTCTG GGTGAGAAAGAATGTTCCTATTACATAAAAACTGGGCACTGCAAGTTTGGAGCTACATGTAAATTCCATCACCCAGAACTTGGTGTTGTTTCGGAGACACCTAGCATGTACCCACCAGTGCAACCATCAACCATTTCGTCCCCTCATCCATATCCACATCTTGCCAATTGGCAAATGGGGAGGCCTCCTGTTGTGCCTGGGTCATTTTTACCAGGCTCGTATCCACCAATGATGTTCCCACCTACAGTTATGCCAATGCAGGGTTGGAACCCTTATATT TCACCAATGAACCAAGTTACACCAGCTGGCGGACAGCATACTGTTCAAACAGGGCCACTGTATGCGCACCAGGGGCCTACCTCTGTAGTCACTTATGGCAGTCATTATGCACCATTATATTCTTCAGCTGGGCCTTCAAGCAGCAACAAACAGGAATATGACTTTCCAGAGCGGCCTGGACAGCCTGAATGTGAGCATTACATGAAGACAGGAACCTGTAAATTTGGAGCAACATGTAAATATCATCATCCTCAATACTTCAGTGCGCCAAAGTCTAACTGCGTGCTGAGCCCTCTAGGTCTTCCACTTCGGCCT GGTTCTCAACCTTGTGCTTTCTTTGCACATCACGGCTGTTGCAAATTTGGGCCGACATGCAAGTTTGATCACCCGATGGGTACACTAAGCTATAGTCCTTCAGCGTCATCGCTTACTGATGTGCCAGTCGCTCCGTATCCTCTCAGTTTCTCTGTTGCCCCTATGGCTCCATCTCCATCATATCCTGATCTGCGGCCGCAGTACACTGTAACCAAGGAGTCCTCAGTGAACCAGCCAGCGGTGCCTGGAACTACATATGGACCTGTTAGATCGATATCAAAGGTTTATGCTCCACACACGCTTATCCGATCTCCAGGCCGATCTCCAACTTCTACAGCTGCCAGCATGCAAGCATCGTAA